A genome region from Streptomyces antimycoticus includes the following:
- a CDS encoding DUF2470 domain-containing protein, translating into MEITDVAPVAMPQRIRGRAWVAGWLTPVPCGERTRAAAALLAERHPVSELLGLDQAPRPRRSGGPAAGVGPAGRAAWTLLRLEVGEAGVDDLWGADGVEPDDFTTAAPDPLARHEADLLQHLHAAHSEQVRGLCALLGDRSAVVCTRGAATPVALDRFGLRVRFTDETDRPFDARFDFPEPVRDVTELRYAMHALFDAATS; encoded by the coding sequence ATGGAGATCACCGACGTCGCCCCCGTCGCCATGCCCCAGCGAATCCGCGGCCGCGCCTGGGTGGCCGGCTGGCTCACCCCCGTCCCCTGCGGTGAGCGCACACGCGCCGCGGCGGCGCTGCTGGCCGAGCGGCATCCGGTGAGCGAGCTGCTCGGCCTCGACCAGGCGCCGCGGCCCCGGCGGTCCGGTGGTCCGGCCGCCGGTGTGGGGCCCGCCGGGAGAGCCGCCTGGACGCTGCTGCGGCTGGAGGTCGGCGAGGCGGGCGTGGACGACCTGTGGGGTGCGGACGGCGTCGAGCCGGACGACTTCACGACCGCCGCCCCCGATCCGCTCGCGCGGCACGAGGCCGATCTGCTCCAGCATCTGCACGCCGCCCACAGCGAGCAGGTGCGCGGGCTGTGCGCACTGCTCGGCGACCGCTCCGCCGTGGTCTGCACCCGGGGCGCGGCCACCCCGGTGGCGCTGGACCGCTTCGGTCTGCGGGTGCGCTTCACGGACGAGACGGACCGGCCGTTCGACGCGCGCTTCGACTTCCCCGAGCCGGTGCGGGACGTGACCGAGCTGCGGTACGCGATGCACGCCCTGTTCGACGCGGCGACGAGCTGA
- the rpsD gene encoding 30S ribosomal protein S4 — protein sequence MNQSRPKVKKSRALGIALTPKAVKYFEARPYPPGEHGRGRKQTSDYKVRLLEKQRLRAQYDISERQMARAYDRARKAGGKTGEALVIELERRLDALVLRSGIARTIYQARQMVTHGHIEVNGRKVDKPSFRVRPDDVVMVRERSRDKHPFQVAREGGYAPDGETPRYLQVNLMALAFRLDRDPNRKEIPVICDEQLVVEYYAR from the coding sequence GTGAACCAGTCGCGTCCCAAGGTCAAGAAGTCGCGGGCGCTGGGCATCGCTCTGACCCCGAAGGCCGTCAAGTACTTCGAGGCCCGCCCGTACCCGCCGGGCGAGCACGGCCGTGGCCGCAAGCAGACCAGTGACTACAAGGTCCGACTGCTGGAGAAGCAGCGCCTGCGCGCCCAGTACGACATCAGCGAGCGCCAGATGGCGCGCGCCTACGACCGCGCCCGGAAGGCCGGCGGCAAGACGGGCGAGGCTCTGGTCATCGAGCTCGAGCGCCGTCTGGACGCGCTCGTGCTGCGGTCGGGCATCGCCCGCACCATCTACCAGGCCCGCCAGATGGTCACCCACGGCCACATCGAGGTCAACGGCCGCAAGGTCGACAAGCCGTCCTTCCGGGTCCGCCCGGACGACGTGGTGATGGTCCGCGAGCGCAGCCGCGACAAGCACCCCTTCCAGGTGGCGCGCGAGGGTGGTTACGCCCCCGACGGCGAGACCCCGCGCTACCTCCAGGTCAACCTGATGGCGCTCGCCTTCCGCCTCGACCGGGACCCCAACCGCAAGGAGATTCCGGTCATCTGCGACGAGCAGCTCGTCGTCGAGTACTACGCCCGCTGA
- a CDS encoding DUF948 domain-containing protein, producing MSGGEVAGILVAVFWAILVSFLALALVRLAQTLKAATRLLAEVTDQAVPLLSEASATVREANTQLARVDSIASDVQEVTSNASALSSTVSTAFGGPLVKVAAFGYGVRRAIGRKGRAQDEPAPARTVVIGKTLPSARWGGRRNRGSKG from the coding sequence GTGTCCGGTGGAGAGGTGGCCGGGATCCTCGTGGCCGTCTTCTGGGCGATCCTGGTGTCCTTCCTCGCGCTGGCGCTGGTGAGGCTGGCCCAGACGCTCAAGGCGGCCACCAGGCTGCTGGCGGAGGTCACCGACCAGGCGGTCCCGCTGCTCAGCGAGGCGTCCGCGACCGTGCGCGAGGCGAACACCCAGCTCGCCCGGGTGGATTCGATCGCCTCCGACGTCCAGGAGGTCACCTCCAACGCCTCCGCGCTCTCCTCGACCGTCTCCACCGCCTTCGGCGGTCCGCTGGTCAAGGTGGCCGCGTTCGGCTACGGCGTCCGGCGGGCGATCGGCCGCAAGGGGCGGGCGCAGGACGAGCCCGCGCCCGCGCGCACCGTCGTCATCGGCAAGACCCTGCCGTCCGCCCGTTGGGGCGGCCGCCGCAACCGTGGATCGAAGGGCTGA
- a CDS encoding DUF6167 family protein: MFRRTFWFTTGVAAGVWATTKVNRKLNQLTPESLAAKAADRAVLAGRRIKVFALDVRDGMADREAALKDALGLSAPPPDDRKQLPAQRGRAQLTHTTPHKLHKAGNEDH; the protein is encoded by the coding sequence ATGTTCCGCCGCACATTCTGGTTCACCACCGGCGTCGCCGCCGGGGTGTGGGCCACCACCAAGGTCAACCGCAAGCTCAACCAGCTCACCCCGGAGAGTCTGGCGGCGAAGGCCGCCGACCGCGCGGTGCTGGCGGGCCGGCGGATCAAGGTCTTCGCCCTCGACGTACGGGACGGCATGGCCGACCGCGAGGCCGCGCTCAAGGACGCGCTCGGGCTCTCGGCGCCACCGCCGGACGACCGCAAGCAGCTCCCGGCCCAGCGGGGCCGGGCCCAGCTCACCCACACCACTCCCCACAAGCTCCACAAAGCCGGAAATGAGGACCACTGA
- the alaS gene encoding alanine--tRNA ligase has protein sequence MESAEIRRRWLRFFEERGHTVVPSASLIADDPTLLLVPAGMVPFKPYFLGEVKPPFDRAVSVQKCVRTPDIEEVGKTTRHGTFFQMCGNFSFGDYFKEGAIKYAWELLTGSQEEGGYGLDPERLWITVYEQDDEAERIWREVIGVPAERIQRLGMGPNYWSMGVPGPCGPCSEINYDRGPEFGEEGGPAVNDERYVEIWNLVFMQYERGPGEGKESFPILGELPSKNIDTGLGLERLAMILQGVQNMYETDTLRVVMDKATELTGVAYGAAHDTDVALRVVADHMRTSVMLIGDGVTPGNEGRGYVLRRIMRRAIRNMRLLGATEPVVGELVDVVLKTMGQQYPELLTDRKRIETVALAEESAFLKTLKAGTNILDTAVTDTKAAGGSVLAGDKAFLLHDTWGFPIDLTLEMAAEQGLSVDEAGFRRLMKEQRERAKADAKAKKTGHADLSAYREVADSSGLTEFTGYSHTEGESTIVGLLVDGVSSPAATEGDEVEVVLDRTPFYAEGGGQLADTGRIKLDTGAVVEVRDVQQPVPGVSVHKGVVQVGEVTVGAGVHARIDVTRRRAIARAHSATHLTHQALRDALGPTAAQAGSENSPGRFRFDFGSPAAVPGGVLMDVEQKINEVLSRELDVSAEVMSMDEAKKQGAIAEFGEKYGDRVRVVTIGDFSKELCGGTHVHNTAQLGLVKLLGESSIGSGVRRVEALVGVDAYNFLAREHTVVSQLTDLVKGRPEELPEKISGMLGKLKEAEKEIERFRAEKVLQAAAGLAQGAKDVRGTALVAAKVPDGTSADDLRKLVLDVRGRIPGDRPAVVALFTVAGGRPLTVIATNEAARERGLKAGDLVRAAAKTLGGGGGGKPDVAQGGGQNPDAVGEAIEAVERLVQESA, from the coding sequence ATGGAGTCGGCTGAAATCCGCCGCCGCTGGCTGCGCTTCTTCGAGGAGCGCGGGCACACCGTCGTGCCGTCGGCGTCGCTCATCGCGGACGACCCGACGCTGCTGCTGGTCCCCGCGGGCATGGTCCCCTTCAAGCCGTACTTCCTCGGCGAGGTCAAGCCGCCCTTCGACCGCGCCGTCAGCGTGCAGAAGTGCGTCCGCACCCCGGACATCGAAGAGGTCGGCAAGACCACCCGCCATGGCACCTTCTTCCAGATGTGCGGGAACTTCTCGTTCGGCGACTACTTCAAGGAAGGCGCCATCAAGTACGCCTGGGAGCTGCTGACCGGCTCCCAGGAGGAGGGCGGCTACGGCCTCGACCCCGAGCGGCTGTGGATCACCGTCTACGAGCAGGACGACGAGGCCGAGCGCATCTGGCGCGAAGTGATCGGCGTCCCCGCCGAGCGCATCCAGCGCCTGGGCATGGGCCCGAACTACTGGTCCATGGGCGTCCCCGGCCCCTGCGGCCCCTGCTCCGAGATCAACTACGACCGTGGTCCGGAGTTCGGCGAGGAGGGCGGCCCGGCCGTCAACGACGAGCGCTACGTGGAGATCTGGAACCTGGTCTTCATGCAGTACGAGCGCGGTCCGGGCGAGGGCAAGGAGAGCTTCCCGATCCTCGGCGAGCTGCCCAGCAAGAACATCGACACCGGCCTCGGCCTCGAGCGCCTCGCGATGATCCTGCAGGGCGTGCAGAACATGTACGAGACCGACACCCTGCGCGTCGTCATGGACAAGGCCACCGAGCTGACCGGCGTCGCCTACGGTGCCGCCCATGACACCGACGTCGCCCTGCGCGTGGTCGCCGACCACATGCGCACCTCCGTCATGCTCATCGGCGACGGCGTCACCCCCGGCAACGAGGGCCGCGGCTATGTGCTGCGCCGCATCATGCGCCGCGCCATCCGTAACATGCGCCTCCTCGGCGCCACCGAGCCGGTCGTCGGCGAGCTGGTCGACGTCGTCCTCAAGACGATGGGCCAGCAGTACCCGGAGCTGCTGACCGACCGCAAGCGCATCGAGACCGTCGCCCTCGCCGAGGAGTCGGCCTTCCTCAAGACGCTCAAGGCCGGCACCAACATCCTCGACACCGCCGTCACCGACACCAAGGCCGCCGGTGGCAGCGTGCTCGCCGGCGACAAGGCGTTCCTGCTCCACGACACCTGGGGCTTCCCGATCGACCTCACCCTCGAGATGGCCGCCGAACAGGGCCTCTCGGTGGACGAGGCGGGCTTCCGCCGGCTGATGAAGGAGCAGCGGGAGCGTGCCAAGGCCGACGCCAAGGCCAAGAAGACCGGCCACGCCGACCTGTCCGCCTACCGCGAGGTGGCCGACAGCTCCGGCCTGACCGAGTTCACCGGCTACAGCCACACCGAGGGCGAGTCCACCATCGTCGGCCTGCTGGTCGACGGGGTGTCCTCGCCCGCCGCCACCGAGGGCGACGAGGTCGAGGTCGTCCTGGACCGCACCCCGTTCTACGCCGAGGGCGGCGGCCAGCTCGCCGACACCGGCCGGATCAAGCTGGACACCGGAGCCGTGGTGGAGGTCCGGGACGTCCAGCAGCCGGTGCCCGGCGTCAGCGTGCACAAGGGCGTCGTCCAGGTCGGCGAGGTGACGGTCGGCGCCGGTGTCCACGCCCGGATCGACGTCACGCGCCGCCGCGCCATCGCCCGTGCCCACAGCGCCACCCACCTCACCCACCAGGCGCTGCGCGACGCCCTGGGCCCGACCGCCGCCCAGGCCGGTTCGGAGAACTCGCCCGGCCGCTTCCGCTTCGACTTCGGCTCGCCGGCCGCCGTGCCCGGCGGGGTCCTGATGGACGTCGAGCAGAAGATCAACGAAGTGCTCTCGCGGGAACTCGACGTCTCCGCCGAGGTGATGAGCATGGACGAGGCCAAGAAGCAGGGCGCCATCGCCGAGTTCGGCGAGAAGTACGGCGACCGGGTGCGCGTGGTGACCATCGGCGACTTCTCCAAGGAGCTGTGCGGTGGCACGCATGTGCACAACACCGCCCAGCTGGGTCTGGTGAAGCTGCTCGGCGAATCCTCCATCGGCTCCGGTGTGCGCCGGGTCGAGGCCCTGGTGGGCGTGGACGCTTACAACTTCCTCGCCCGTGAGCACACGGTCGTCTCCCAGCTCACCGACCTGGTCAAGGGCCGCCCCGAGGAGCTCCCGGAGAAGATCTCCGGCATGCTGGGCAAGCTCAAGGAGGCCGAGAAGGAGATCGAGCGGTTCCGCGCCGAGAAGGTGCTGCAGGCCGCCGCCGGTCTCGCCCAGGGCGCCAAGGACGTCCGGGGCACGGCCCTGGTCGCCGCGAAGGTGCCGGACGGCACCTCCGCCGACGATCTGCGCAAGCTGGTCCTGGACGTGCGCGGACGCATCCCTGGTGACCGCCCCGCCGTCGTCGCCCTCTTCACGGTGGCGGGCGGCCGTCCGCTGACCGTGATCGCCACCAATGAGGCCGCCCGTGAGCGCGGTCTGAAGGCCGGTGACCTGGTCCGCGCCGCCGCCAAGACGCTCGGCGGCGGAGGCGGCGGCAAGCCGGACGTGGCCCAGGGCGGCGGCCAGAACCCGGACGCCGTCGGCGAGGCCATCGAGGCCGTCGAGCGGCTTGTCCAGGAATCGGCCTGA
- the ruvX gene encoding Holliday junction resolvase RuvX yields MRRGRRIAIDVGDARIGVASCDPDGILATPVETVPGRDIPAAHKRLAALVEEYEPLEVVVGLPRSLSGREGPAAAKVRTFARELARRVAPVPVRLVDERMTTVTASQGLRASGVTSKKGRSVVDQAAAVVILQSALETERVSGRAPGEAVEVVI; encoded by the coding sequence GTGCGACGCGGCAGGCGGATCGCCATCGACGTCGGGGACGCCCGGATCGGGGTCGCCTCGTGCGACCCCGACGGGATCCTCGCCACCCCCGTGGAGACCGTGCCGGGACGTGACATCCCGGCCGCCCACAAGCGGCTCGCGGCGCTCGTCGAGGAGTACGAACCGCTTGAGGTGGTGGTCGGCCTGCCGCGCTCGCTCAGCGGGCGCGAGGGGCCGGCCGCGGCCAAAGTGCGCACCTTCGCACGCGAGTTGGCGCGTCGGGTCGCCCCGGTGCCGGTACGGCTCGTCGACGAGCGTATGACCACTGTCACAGCGTCCCAGGGGCTGCGCGCCTCCGGGGTGACGTCGAAGAAGGGCCGCTCGGTCGTTGACCAGGCGGCCGCCGTGGTGATCCTGCAGAGCGCGCTGGAGACCGAGCGGGTCTCGGGCAGGGCCCCCGGAGAAGCCGTCGAAGTGGTCATCTGA
- the mltG gene encoding endolytic transglycosylase MltG: MTEYGRGPGSQPWHPEDPLYGDREWSGQPTVAGQDPYAQAPYAQEPYAQDPYAQEAYGQDPYGQGSYGQDAYAQDPYGHQQYPHGYQQDPQRQQQHQHQQHQQPQWDGQDGGYPHQRHPQEYPGQGVPYPPQDGSYGGMDPQDPYGGQGASYPAQDVYQGQQQSPQAPSGPQGAHVPPQTQQMPTVSAEHHVPRQRESPEEPSARADAEDDHPFFTDGGGRGLDDAADDDDDEPGARGGKKGKGKPKKRRSGVACLFVTVVLVGAVGGGGYYAYDFWQTRFGPAPDYSGDGTGRIEVEVPSGSGNAEIGSILADKGVVKSSGAFVEAVEDSGKFVQPGTYSLRKEMSGAAAVKLMLDPTSSNALIVSEGMRDAAIYAAIDKKVGVKAGTTADIAKKEAKNLGLPSWADDNSKIKDPLEGFLYPSRYSVGKGAKPADVLRKMVAEANRNYGSQDLEGKAKELGLKSPLQLITVASLVQAEGVTHDDFRKMAEVIYNRLKPANPETYGKLEFDSTYNYIKNQSKLDIPISEIKGYDNPYNTYFYKGLPPGPIGNPGADALKASLNPTSDGWYYFVAVSGKSQFSKTYADHQKWVDKFNKQRTNNG, translated from the coding sequence ATGACTGAGTACGGCCGGGGACCCGGCTCCCAACCGTGGCATCCCGAGGATCCGCTGTACGGGGACCGGGAGTGGAGCGGCCAGCCCACGGTGGCCGGTCAGGATCCCTATGCGCAGGCCCCCTACGCTCAGGAGCCGTACGCGCAGGACCCCTATGCGCAGGAGGCCTACGGCCAGGATCCGTACGGTCAGGGCTCCTACGGGCAGGACGCGTACGCCCAGGATCCCTACGGGCACCAGCAGTACCCGCACGGATATCAGCAGGATCCCCAGCGCCAGCAGCAGCACCAGCACCAGCAGCATCAGCAGCCCCAGTGGGACGGCCAGGACGGCGGCTACCCGCATCAGCGGCACCCGCAGGAGTACCCCGGCCAGGGTGTTCCGTACCCGCCCCAGGACGGCTCGTACGGAGGCATGGACCCGCAGGATCCTTATGGCGGCCAGGGCGCTTCCTACCCGGCTCAGGACGTCTACCAGGGACAACAGCAGTCGCCGCAGGCCCCGTCGGGACCTCAGGGCGCCCATGTGCCCCCGCAGACACAGCAGATGCCCACGGTGTCCGCGGAGCACCACGTGCCGCGCCAGCGTGAGTCCCCCGAGGAGCCGTCCGCCCGGGCGGACGCCGAGGACGACCACCCGTTCTTCACGGACGGCGGCGGCCGGGGCCTGGACGACGCGGCGGACGATGACGATGACGAGCCCGGCGCGCGCGGCGGCAAGAAGGGCAAGGGCAAGCCCAAGAAGCGCCGCAGCGGCGTGGCGTGCCTCTTCGTCACCGTCGTCCTGGTGGGCGCCGTCGGCGGAGGCGGCTACTACGCCTACGACTTCTGGCAGACCCGCTTCGGCCCCGCACCCGACTACTCGGGCGACGGCACCGGCCGGATCGAGGTGGAGGTTCCCTCCGGCTCCGGCAATGCCGAGATCGGCTCGATCCTCGCCGACAAGGGCGTGGTCAAGAGCAGTGGTGCCTTTGTCGAGGCGGTGGAGGACAGCGGCAAGTTCGTCCAGCCGGGCACCTACAGCCTGCGCAAGGAGATGTCCGGCGCGGCGGCGGTCAAGCTGATGCTCGACCCCACCAGCAGCAACGCCCTGATCGTCTCCGAAGGCATGCGCGACGCCGCGATCTACGCGGCGATCGACAAGAAGGTCGGCGTCAAGGCGGGGACCACCGCGGACATCGCCAAGAAGGAGGCGAAGAACCTCGGGCTGCCTTCCTGGGCCGACGACAACAGCAAGATCAAGGATCCGCTGGAAGGGTTCCTCTACCCGTCCCGCTACAGCGTGGGCAAGGGCGCCAAGCCCGCTGACGTGCTGCGGAAGATGGTCGCCGAGGCCAACCGGAACTACGGCAGCCAGGACCTGGAGGGCAAGGCGAAGGAGCTGGGCCTCAAGTCCCCGCTCCAGCTGATCACCGTGGCCAGCCTGGTCCAGGCGGAGGGCGTCACCCACGACGACTTCCGGAAGATGGCCGAGGTCATCTACAACCGGCTCAAACCCGCGAATCCCGAGACGTACGGCAAGCTGGAATTCGACTCCACGTACAACTACATCAAGAACCAGAGCAAGCTGGATATCCCGATCAGTGAGATCAAGGGATACGACAATCCGTACAACACCTACTTCTACAAGGGGCTCCCGCCGGGTCCGATCGGTAATCCGGGTGCGGACGCGCTGAAGGCGTCGCTGAACCCGACCTCCGACGGGTGGTACTACTTCGTCGCGGTCAGCGGCAAGAGTCAGTTCTCCAAGACCTACGCGGATCACCAGAAGTGGGTCGACAAGTTCAATAAGCAGCGCACGAACAACGGCTGA
- a CDS encoding shikimate dehydrogenase produces MSENRRAAVLGSPIAHSLSPVLHRAAYRKLGLSGWTYDRFEVEETALPDFFKHLGEDGGPAWAGLSLTMPLKRAVIPLLDEITDTAASVEAVNTVVFTDDGRRRGDNTDIPGMLAALRERGVGRVERAAVLGAGATASSALAALSRICDGEVTAYVRSEARAAEMRQWGERLGVAVRTADWGDAAEALGAPLVIATTPAGTTDALAASVPDRPGALFDVLYEPWPTPLAAAWAAHDGSVVGGLDLLVHQAVLQVEQMTGRAPAPLDAMRAALAAR; encoded by the coding sequence ATGTCGGAAAACCGCAGGGCAGCGGTGCTCGGTTCGCCGATCGCCCACTCCCTGTCACCGGTGCTGCACCGCGCGGCGTACCGGAAGCTGGGCCTGAGCGGCTGGACGTATGACCGCTTCGAGGTGGAGGAGACCGCGTTGCCGGACTTCTTCAAGCACCTCGGCGAGGACGGGGGACCGGCCTGGGCCGGGCTGTCCCTGACCATGCCGCTCAAGCGCGCTGTCATCCCGCTGCTGGACGAGATCACCGACACCGCGGCCTCGGTGGAGGCCGTCAACACGGTCGTCTTCACCGATGATGGCCGCAGGCGCGGGGACAACACCGATATTCCGGGCATGCTGGCGGCGCTGCGGGAGCGCGGCGTCGGGCGGGTGGAGCGCGCCGCCGTGCTGGGCGCCGGCGCCACGGCCTCCTCGGCGCTGGCCGCGCTCTCCCGAATCTGCGACGGCGAGGTCACCGCGTACGTCCGCAGCGAGGCCCGCGCCGCCGAGATGCGGCAGTGGGGCGAGCGGCTGGGCGTGGCGGTGCGCACGGCGGACTGGGGCGACGCGGCCGAGGCGCTCGGCGCGCCGCTGGTGATCGCCACCACCCCCGCGGGCACCACCGACGCGCTCGCCGCGTCGGTACCGGACCGCCCCGGCGCACTCTTCGACGTCCTCTACGAGCCCTGGCCGACCCCGCTCGCCGCCGCCTGGGCGGCCCACGACGGCTCGGTCGTCGGCGGCCTGGACCTCCTGGTCCACCAGGCGGTACTCCAGGTCGAGCAGATGACGGGCCGCGCCCCCGCGCCCCTGGACGCGATGCGCGCGGCGCTGGCGGCCCGCTGA
- the aroC gene encoding chorismate synthase, with the protein MSRLRWLTAGESHGPALVATLEGLPAGVPITTDMVADALARRRLGYGRGARMKFERDEVTFIGGVRHGLTLGSPVAIMVGNTEWPKWEQVMAADPVDPEILEGLARNAPLTRPRPGHADLAGMQKYGFDEARPILERASARETAARVALGTVARSYLKETAGIEIVSHVVELAAARAPYGVYPKPSDVEKLDADPVRCLDADASKAMVAEIDQAHKDGDTLGGVVEVLAYGVPVGLGSHVHWDRRLDARLAGALMGIQAIKGVEVGDGFDLARVPGSKAHDEIVTTDEGIRRSSGRSGGTEGGLTTGELLRVRAAMKPIATVPKALATIDVTTGEPTKAHHQRSDVCAVPAAGIVAEAMVALVLADAVAEKFGGDSVAETRRNVQSFLENLAIR; encoded by the coding sequence TTGAGCAGGTTGCGCTGGCTGACCGCGGGGGAGTCGCACGGCCCCGCACTCGTGGCGACGCTGGAGGGGCTGCCCGCCGGGGTGCCGATCACCACGGACATGGTGGCGGACGCCCTGGCCCGACGGCGGCTCGGCTATGGCCGCGGTGCCCGGATGAAGTTCGAGCGCGACGAGGTCACCTTCATCGGCGGCGTACGGCACGGACTGACCCTCGGCTCCCCGGTCGCGATCATGGTCGGCAACACGGAGTGGCCGAAGTGGGAGCAGGTCATGGCCGCCGACCCGGTGGACCCCGAGATCCTCGAGGGGCTCGCCCGTAACGCCCCGCTCACCCGCCCCCGCCCCGGCCACGCGGACCTGGCCGGTATGCAGAAGTACGGCTTCGACGAGGCCCGGCCGATCCTGGAGCGCGCCAGCGCCCGCGAGACCGCCGCCCGGGTGGCACTGGGCACCGTCGCCCGCTCCTACCTCAAGGAGACGGCCGGGATCGAGATCGTCTCGCATGTGGTGGAGCTGGCCGCCGCGAGGGCGCCGTACGGCGTCTACCCCAAGCCCTCCGACGTCGAGAAGCTGGACGCCGATCCGGTGCGCTGCCTGGACGCCGACGCGAGCAAGGCGATGGTGGCCGAGATCGACCAGGCCCACAAGGACGGCGACACCCTCGGCGGTGTCGTCGAGGTGCTCGCGTACGGCGTGCCGGTGGGCCTGGGCTCCCATGTGCACTGGGACCGCCGGCTCGACGCACGGCTGGCCGGTGCGCTGATGGGCATCCAGGCCATCAAGGGCGTCGAGGTCGGCGACGGCTTCGACCTCGCGCGGGTGCCCGGCTCCAAGGCCCACGACGAGATCGTCACCACGGACGAGGGCATCCGGCGCTCCTCGGGCCGCTCGGGCGGCACCGAGGGCGGGCTGACCACCGGCGAGCTGTTGCGCGTCCGGGCCGCGATGAAGCCGATCGCGACCGTGCCGAAGGCGCTGGCCACCATCGATGTGACCACCGGCGAGCCGACCAAGGCGCACCACCAGCGCTCCGACGTCTGCGCCGTCCCGGCGGCCGGGATCGTCGCCGAGGCGATGGTCGCGCTGGTCCTGGCGGACGCGGTCGCGGAGAAGTTCGGCGGCGACTCGGTCGCCGAGACGCGGCGTAACGTTCAGAGCTTCCTCGAGAACCTGGCCATTCGGTGA
- a CDS encoding shikimate kinase: MGVGKTTVGQVLAQRLGTTFRDSDTDIAATAGKEISEIFIDEGEPHFRELERQAVRTAVAEHRGVLALGGGAVLDEGTRELLVGLPVVFLEMGVAEAVKRTGLDAPRPLLTVNPRQRWRELMEQRRPLYTEVARAAVSTEDRTPEDVAEAVLDVLELKNA; the protein is encoded by the coding sequence ATGGGCGTCGGGAAGACCACCGTCGGGCAGGTGCTCGCGCAGCGGCTCGGCACCACCTTCCGCGACAGCGACACCGACATCGCCGCGACGGCGGGCAAGGAGATCTCGGAGATCTTCATCGACGAGGGCGAGCCGCACTTCCGTGAGCTGGAGCGGCAGGCCGTACGGACCGCCGTCGCCGAGCATCGGGGCGTGCTCGCGCTGGGCGGCGGCGCCGTCCTCGACGAGGGCACTCGTGAGCTGCTCGTCGGCCTCCCCGTCGTCTTCCTGGAGATGGGCGTCGCCGAGGCCGTCAAGCGCACCGGGCTGGACGCCCCGCGCCCGCTGCTCACGGTCAACCCGCGCCAGCGCTGGCGTGAGCTGATGGAGCAGCGCCGCCCGCTGTACACCGAGGTCGCCCGCGCCGCCGTGTCGACCGAGGACCGCACCCCCGAGGACGTCGCCGAGGCCGTCCTGGACGTACTGGAGCTGAAGAACGCATGA
- the aroB gene encoding 3-dehydroquinate synthase → MTPPVADTPTRIQVGGTAGTAPYEVLIGRQLLGELPGLIGAGARPSPTTTLNGGAPRRGHVQRVAVLHPEALAETGEGIRQDLAEQGYDAVAIQLPNGEEAKTAEVAAYCWKALGQTGFTRTDVIVGVGGGATTDVAGFVAATWLRGVRWIAVPTTVLAMVDAAVGGKTGINTAEGKNLVGAFHPPAGVLCDLAALDSLPVNDYISGLAEIIKAGFIADPEILELIERDPAAARTPAGPHTAELIERSIRVKAEVVSSDLKESGLREILNYGHTLAHAIEKNERYNWRHGAAVSVGMVFAAELGRLAGRLDDATADRHRAVLESVGLPLTYRGDQWPKLLETMRVDKKSRGDLLRFIVLDGLAKPTVLEGPDPAVLLAAYAEISR, encoded by the coding sequence ATGACACCCCCTGTGGCCGATACTCCTACGCGCATCCAGGTCGGAGGCACCGCGGGCACCGCGCCGTACGAGGTGCTGATCGGCCGGCAGCTGCTCGGCGAGCTCCCCGGGCTGATCGGCGCCGGTGCCCGCCCGTCTCCCACCACCACCCTCAACGGAGGCGCTCCGCGCCGCGGCCATGTCCAACGCGTCGCCGTCCTGCACCCCGAGGCGCTGGCCGAGACCGGTGAGGGCATCCGCCAGGACCTCGCCGAGCAGGGGTACGACGCCGTCGCGATCCAGCTGCCCAACGGCGAGGAGGCCAAGACCGCCGAGGTCGCCGCGTACTGCTGGAAGGCGCTCGGGCAGACTGGCTTCACCCGCACCGATGTGATCGTCGGCGTCGGCGGCGGCGCGACCACCGATGTCGCCGGATTCGTCGCCGCGACCTGGCTGCGCGGCGTGCGCTGGATCGCCGTCCCCACGACCGTGCTCGCCATGGTCGACGCCGCCGTCGGCGGAAAGACCGGGATCAATACCGCCGAGGGCAAGAACCTCGTCGGCGCCTTCCACCCCCCGGCCGGGGTGCTGTGCGATCTGGCCGCGCTGGACTCGCTGCCGGTCAACGACTACATCAGCGGGCTCGCCGAGATCATCAAGGCGGGCTTCATCGCCGACCCGGAGATCCTGGAGCTGATCGAGCGGGACCCGGCCGCGGCCCGCACCCCCGCCGGTCCGCACACCGCCGAGCTCATCGAGCGCTCCATCCGGGTCAAGGCCGAGGTCGTCTCCAGCGACCTCAAGGAGTCCGGGCTGCGGGAGATCCTCAACTACGGGCATACGCTCGCCCACGCCATCGAGAAGAACGAGCGCTACAACTGGCGCCATGGCGCGGCCGTTTCCGTGGGCATGGTCTTCGCCGCCGAGCTGGGGCGGCTGGCGGGCCGTCTGGACGACGCCACGGCCGACCGCCACCGCGCCGTCCTGGAGTCCGTGGGCCTGCCGCTCACCTACCGTGGCGACCAGTGGCCCAAGCTGCTGGAGACCATGAGGGTCGACAAGAAGTCCCGCGGTGACCTGCTGCGCTTCATCGTCCTGGACGGTCTCGCCAAGCCCACCGTCCTGGAGGGCCCGGACCCGGCGGTGCTGCTCGCCGCGTACGCCGAGATCTCCCGCTGA